The Treponema medium genome has a window encoding:
- a CDS encoding ribosomal-processing cysteine protease Prp has protein sequence MIQVLLELDEKEHLLSVEASGHANSGIKGHDIVCAAVTILLRTTVQALGSVQADVSAEQRGSLSFRVLSYDETQSEKLRYAAEFLWLGITSLQEEYPQAVQCKKIQR, from the coding sequence ATGATACAAGTCCTTTTGGAGCTTGATGAAAAGGAGCATCTCCTTTCCGTTGAAGCTTCCGGCCATGCGAATAGCGGCATTAAAGGACATGATATTGTGTGTGCAGCCGTAACGATCCTTTTAAGGACGACTGTACAGGCGCTCGGTTCCGTGCAAGCTGATGTCAGTGCGGAACAGCGCGGTTCGCTTTCTTTTCGGGTACTCAGCTATGACGAAACGCAAAGCGAAAAATTACGGTATGCAGCGGAGTTTTTATGGCTTGGGATAACTTCTTTACAGGAAGAATATCCGCAAGCGGTTCAATGCAAAAAGATACAGCGGTAA
- the selA gene encoding L-seryl-tRNA(Sec) selenium transferase: protein MHGSLAQIPQVEKLLSHHELSGCIEKLGRPIVASIVSEYIKQIRAEALKGAAVPSFDTCIADIRQRCTQHIRKRISKIINATGIILHTNLGRSPLPHGIWDAAKEAAQSYSAIEMDLEDGKRGPRFPFAVEAMSTLVRAEAALMLNNNAAAVFLLLKALASGKEVIVARGQQVQIGGGFRIPDILREAGCTLVEVGTTNITTLEDITAAVTEQTAMVLWVHTSNYKIRGFTEQPSLTAIRKALPPEVILAVDQGSGVISLSLQDEPTVPALLKEGADLVCFSGDKVFGGPQCGWITGKKDLIALIARHPLMRTYRVGRAVAALMEETLVHYLNNGKSAAAEALLLDPAVIKKRSEKLVRKLPSGTACVVPYPFSLGGGSTPDEAFPSWAIMLHTHKPEAVKTALRFCSIPIIAIISEDRLLLHLAAVNPADDIYIIKELQEISKNSPGF, encoded by the coding sequence ATGCACGGTTCACTGGCACAGATACCGCAAGTCGAAAAATTGCTCTCACATCACGAGCTTTCCGGCTGCATCGAAAAACTCGGCAGACCGATTGTAGCCTCTATCGTATCGGAGTATATCAAGCAGATACGGGCCGAGGCTTTAAAAGGAGCCGCCGTTCCGTCTTTTGATACGTGTATAGCGGACATCCGGCAGCGGTGCACACAGCATATACGGAAGCGGATTTCGAAGATTATCAACGCGACGGGCATTATCTTGCACACCAACCTCGGACGAAGCCCGCTTCCGCACGGTATTTGGGATGCGGCAAAGGAAGCCGCCCAATCATACTCGGCTATCGAGATGGATTTGGAGGACGGCAAACGGGGACCGCGGTTCCCCTTTGCTGTCGAAGCGATGAGTACGCTTGTCCGTGCGGAAGCGGCGCTGATGCTGAACAACAACGCCGCCGCCGTGTTTCTGTTACTTAAAGCGCTTGCAAGCGGAAAAGAGGTTATCGTTGCGCGCGGCCAGCAGGTGCAAATAGGCGGCGGCTTCCGCATTCCCGATATTCTGCGGGAGGCAGGCTGTACGCTTGTAGAAGTCGGCACCACAAACATCACCACCCTTGAAGACATTACCGCCGCCGTTACCGAACAGACGGCGATGGTGCTGTGGGTGCATACCTCAAACTATAAAATCCGCGGCTTTACGGAGCAACCTTCCCTTACCGCCATCCGCAAGGCCTTGCCGCCTGAGGTTATTCTTGCGGTGGATCAAGGGTCAGGCGTTATTTCGCTTAGCCTACAAGATGAGCCGACCGTACCGGCCTTATTAAAAGAAGGCGCCGACCTCGTTTGTTTCTCGGGGGATAAAGTATTCGGCGGCCCGCAGTGCGGATGGATTACCGGCAAAAAAGATTTAATCGCCCTCATTGCCCGCCATCCGCTGATGCGCACCTATCGGGTAGGCCGCGCCGTTGCCGCTCTAATGGAAGAGACCCTCGTGCACTATCTGAATAACGGAAAGAGCGCCGCGGCCGAAGCGTTGCTGCTTGACCCTGCCGTGATAAAAAAACGCAGTGAAAAACTTGTAAGAAAACTGCCGTCCGGAACCGCATGTGTTGTCCCCTACCCTTTCTCGCTCGGCGGCGGCAGCACCCCCGACGAAGCCTTCCCGTCATGGGCAATTATGCTGCACACGCATAAACCGGAAGCGGTAAAGACAGCGCTGCGGTTTTGCAGCATTCCGATTATCGCTATTATTTCGGAGGACAGGCTGCTCTTACACCTTGCCGCCGTAAATCCTGCCGATGATATCTATATTATCAAAGAATTACAGGAAATCTCTAAAAACTCGCCCGGCTTTTAG
- a CDS encoding glycogen-binding domain-containing protein, which translates to MRNAIRQKAVAVFFFLCILIAVQAAEQTTIDTYTYGELVETIARTDAPLITGKYIIFTAAGSARHVGIAFEHENFQSIHSFQRLYRSDDSTETKKSILFYIMQIPEEMRELRYRLVINGLWSTDPLNPDEIFDYSAGMSLSVLKIPYQKEYRTAVENNGRTRFVYQGESGKRIYLAGTFNNWDPFMYTLEEVMPGRYELYLPLPNGVWYYAYFKDGKQIPDTTNREHVYMADGRTASVISVK; encoded by the coding sequence ATGCGCAATGCAATACGGCAAAAAGCCGTGGCGGTCTTTTTTTTCTTGTGTATACTGATCGCTGTGCAAGCGGCGGAGCAAACTACCATCGACACATACACCTACGGCGAACTTGTTGAAACAATTGCACGGACGGATGCGCCGCTTATCACCGGAAAATATATCATTTTTACGGCAGCCGGATCCGCACGCCATGTCGGTATCGCCTTTGAACATGAAAACTTTCAATCAATTCATTCTTTCCAGCGCTTGTATCGAAGCGATGATAGCACCGAAACCAAAAAATCAATTCTCTTCTACATCATGCAAATACCGGAAGAAATGAGAGAGCTGCGCTATCGGCTGGTTATCAACGGTCTCTGGTCTACAGACCCGCTCAATCCCGATGAAATCTTCGACTACTCCGCCGGAATGTCTCTTTCGGTTTTAAAGATTCCGTATCAAAAAGAATATAGAACCGCTGTTGAAAATAACGGCAGAACTCGTTTTGTCTATCAAGGAGAATCGGGCAAACGGATATACCTAGCAGGCACATTCAATAACTGGGATCCCTTTATGTATACCTTGGAAGAGGTGATGCCGGGTAGATACGAATTATACCTTCCGCTGCCGAATGGCGTTTGGTATTATGCATACTTTAAAGACGGAAAGCAAATTCCCGATACGACAAACCGCGAACACGTCTACATGGCCGACGGGAGAACAGCTTCGGTTATTTCCGTTAAATAA
- a CDS encoding MATE family efflux transporter, producing MKTFLKQSTEARRELILTANPIKTLLILSLPSLLMNTVQAMMPFTDGLFINNLTGYAVTGAVTFSQPIISMVLGLSQGLSVAAMAIIGQLNGRGAIEEGKRVAAQIFLFAVMLGIISAPLLLIISVAVSRSLQSDIAPYVRQYIAWYSIVLPFSFLESVYNGIKNANGKPEAAFTRMTILFIMKVVGNFLFLYVLRLEILGCVLASLLANATITVWMVYELFIHKSPDKLDVKNFKFDSKIIREVLKVGFPAMFNYSFLYLGFFLINKEIERYGAIVVAAQGIASNINALCFNLPAAFSAAITTMVSMHIGAGYPQKAKRDCLLGCITSIIIAVIMISIMIPLSPYLTVLFRREPEIIGIANNALNIYTYSIIGFGICMTIQGAFIGLGKTKMPLVLGVLRIWLLRYIFVLATEHVLQYYAIFWGNLFSNMTTALIATVLILRTKWVSALTITTETKE from the coding sequence ATGAAGACATTCCTGAAGCAATCGACGGAAGCGCGGCGCGAACTCATCCTGACCGCCAACCCTATTAAAACATTGCTTATTCTCTCTCTTCCCTCGCTTCTGATGAATACCGTGCAAGCGATGATGCCATTCACCGATGGGCTTTTTATCAATAACCTCACCGGTTATGCAGTAACGGGGGCGGTAACTTTTTCTCAGCCGATTATTTCGATGGTATTGGGTTTATCGCAAGGATTAAGCGTTGCTGCGATGGCAATTATCGGGCAGCTGAACGGCAGAGGCGCAATCGAAGAAGGGAAACGGGTCGCAGCACAGATATTCTTATTCGCGGTTATGCTCGGTATCATTAGCGCGCCACTACTCCTTATCATCAGTGTGGCGGTTTCACGGAGCTTGCAGAGCGATATAGCGCCGTATGTCCGTCAGTACATCGCGTGGTACAGTATCGTCTTACCGTTCAGCTTTTTGGAGTCCGTATACAACGGTATCAAAAACGCGAATGGGAAACCCGAAGCGGCTTTTACCCGAATGACCATCCTCTTTATTATGAAAGTTGTCGGGAATTTTCTCTTTCTCTATGTATTGCGGCTCGAAATTCTCGGGTGCGTACTCGCATCTCTTTTGGCAAATGCAACGATCACAGTCTGGATGGTATACGAATTGTTCATCCACAAAAGTCCGGACAAGCTCGATGTCAAAAACTTCAAGTTCGATTCAAAGATCATCAGAGAGGTTCTGAAAGTCGGTTTTCCGGCAATGTTCAACTATTCTTTTTTGTACTTAGGTTTTTTCCTTATCAATAAAGAAATTGAAAGATACGGTGCGATCGTCGTTGCGGCGCAGGGAATCGCGAGCAATATCAATGCACTGTGCTTCAACCTGCCTGCGGCTTTTAGCGCGGCAATTACTACGATGGTCAGTATGCACATCGGCGCAGGATATCCGCAAAAGGCAAAACGGGATTGTCTTCTCGGCTGCATCACCAGCATCATTATCGCCGTTATAATGATTTCGATTATGATTCCGCTTTCGCCTTATCTGACCGTCTTATTCAGACGGGAGCCGGAAATTATCGGTATTGCAAACAATGCGCTCAACATCTACACCTATTCGATTATCGGCTTCGGTATTTGTATGACTATTCAAGGTGCGTTTATCGGGCTCGGCAAAACGAAGATGCCGCTTGTGCTCGGTGTACTCCGTATATGGCTGCTGCGTTACATCTTTGTATTGGCAACGGAACACGTCTTGCAATACTACGCTATTTTTTGGGGAAATCTCTTTTCAAATATGACAACTGCGCTCATCGCAACTGTCCTCATTTTGCGGACAAAATGGGTGTCGGCACTCACCATCACCACTGAAACAAAGGAGTAA
- a CDS encoding tRNA dihydrouridine synthase, which produces MKLILAPLANISHSGLRMLIHTFGDPDEYFTEMIHAPSLLAGGRFEQWYLRANPVPEKLVWQLTSPKAEAFAQVIPIVLQHGGIGVDLNMGCSAPPIVRTGAGIAWMLKPLNTTAEAVRSAKQALEGYAAAQGRSFRLSVKLRIGAIADYAYLLRFCTMLIDEGVQLITIHPRLQRQSYARPALHEYTAALAKDLPIPVYGNGDINSAEKLQTAAQHYPCAGWMIGRAAVQMPWIFEAIRRNHADDSTSAPYRIDLEQTALSFLHYLEAEQPPEFFLTRAQRFFQFYCDNFSFAHYCRTQLLRAQNREEMERVLHTYFEQSPSDKLIEI; this is translated from the coding sequence ATGAAGCTCATACTGGCGCCGCTTGCGAATATCAGTCATTCGGGATTGAGGATGCTTATCCATACTTTCGGCGATCCCGACGAATACTTTACCGAGATGATTCATGCGCCGTCGTTGCTTGCGGGCGGGCGGTTTGAACAGTGGTACCTGCGGGCAAATCCCGTGCCGGAAAAACTGGTATGGCAGCTGACCTCGCCTAAGGCGGAGGCATTCGCACAGGTGATACCTATCGTACTGCAGCACGGCGGCATCGGGGTTGACTTAAACATGGGCTGTTCCGCTCCGCCGATTGTACGAACGGGAGCAGGTATTGCATGGATGCTGAAGCCGCTTAACACGACAGCCGAAGCGGTACGGTCGGCTAAACAAGCGCTCGAAGGATATGCTGCGGCGCAAGGCAGGTCTTTTAGATTGAGCGTAAAGCTGAGGATCGGTGCGATCGCCGACTATGCGTATCTTTTACGCTTTTGTACGATGCTGATTGATGAAGGCGTGCAACTTATCACGATCCACCCACGCCTGCAGCGGCAAAGCTATGCGCGGCCGGCTCTCCACGAATACACGGCAGCGCTCGCGAAGGATTTGCCTATTCCGGTATACGGCAATGGAGACATCAATTCGGCAGAGAAACTGCAAACCGCCGCGCAGCACTATCCTTGCGCGGGGTGGATGATCGGACGCGCAGCGGTACAAATGCCGTGGATTTTTGAAGCAATACGCCGCAACCACGCTGACGATTCGACTTCCGCACCGTACCGTATCGACCTTGAACAAACGGCGTTATCGTTTTTGCACTACCTCGAAGCCGAACAGCCGCCGGAATTCTTCCTTACGCGGGCGCAGCGGTTCTTTCAGTTTTATTGCGACAACTTTTCGTTTGCGCACTATTGCAGAACACAACTGCTGCGGGCACAGAACCGAGAAGAAATGGAGCGCGTGCTGCATACCTACTTTGAGCAGTCGCCAAGTGATAAACTGATCGAAATATAA
- the rplU gene encoding 50S ribosomal protein L21, with protein sequence MYALFEYKGKQYKAEQGSKILVDKINEPQGTAIDIDTVLLVNNDGKVSVGAPYVAGAKISATVEESMRDKKVIVYKYKSKKDYHRTIGHRQHYTYLTVNSITGV encoded by the coding sequence ATGTACGCACTTTTTGAATATAAAGGCAAGCAGTATAAGGCTGAACAAGGTTCCAAGATTCTGGTGGACAAAATCAACGAACCGCAGGGAACGGCTATCGATATCGATACCGTTTTACTGGTTAATAATGACGGTAAAGTGTCTGTTGGAGCTCCCTACGTTGCGGGCGCGAAAATTTCGGCAACGGTTGAAGAGAGTATGCGTGATAAGAAGGTGATTGTATACAAGTACAAGAGCAAGAAAGACTATCACCGCACAATCGGGCATCGCCAGCACTACACCTATTTAACGGTTAATTCGATTACCGGGGTGTAA
- a CDS encoding glycosyltransferase family 2 protein — MTFLQRCAARFRRTAQQKPPVSLCVPVYGTEGLVGRFLDSVLQQAEAPLFETIVVNDGSPGTKELERIIKVYAKRFKAQGLPFVFLEHGKNLGLVEARRTAVNAASGGYLAFADSDDELPPAALRILYDASCASGADIVHGKAAVFGTEGEPEARIETFAQKAAHVYFGTLTGDAIMHGFLIEHLYSDFLWGKLFKTSLVQKAFAEIPFTYCTMAEDVLTFFFIALHAGTYIGIPETVYNYRINTGVTSRKEITELAEWEKVCSAASVFTIILSYLDEHPAIGSEIRKAAKAIGRSYRTDNLAQLEACVTPALQEEARAMLNEWWGIID; from the coding sequence ATGACTTTTCTCCAACGCTGCGCGGCGCGCTTCCGGCGTACTGCGCAGCAAAAGCCGCCGGTCAGCCTCTGTGTGCCGGTGTACGGGACGGAGGGGCTTGTCGGGCGGTTTTTAGACAGCGTGTTACAGCAGGCGGAAGCGCCGCTGTTTGAAACTATCGTTGTCAATGACGGCAGCCCCGGCACAAAAGAACTTGAGCGGATTATTAAAGTGTACGCAAAGCGGTTTAAAGCGCAGGGGCTGCCGTTTGTATTTTTGGAACACGGAAAAAACCTTGGGCTGGTGGAAGCGCGCCGGACAGCAGTGAACGCTGCATCGGGGGGATATCTCGCCTTTGCCGACTCCGACGATGAATTGCCTCCCGCGGCTCTCCGCATCCTATACGATGCTAGTTGTGCCTCCGGCGCGGATATTGTGCATGGAAAGGCCGCGGTATTCGGTACGGAAGGGGAGCCGGAAGCTCGCATCGAAACCTTTGCACAAAAAGCAGCACATGTGTATTTCGGTACTCTTACCGGCGATGCAATTATGCACGGATTTCTGATAGAACACCTCTATTCGGACTTTTTATGGGGCAAACTCTTTAAAACCAGTCTTGTCCAAAAAGCTTTCGCAGAAATTCCCTTTACCTATTGCACCATGGCAGAAGACGTTCTTACCTTCTTTTTTATTGCCTTACATGCCGGTACCTACATAGGCATACCCGAAACCGTATACAACTACCGCATCAACACCGGTGTTACTTCCCGCAAAGAAATCACCGAGCTTGCCGAATGGGAAAAAGTGTGCTCTGCCGCTTCGGTGTTTACCATTATTCTTTCGTATTTGGATGAGCACCCCGCTATCGGTAGCGAAATACGCAAAGCGGCCAAAGCCATCGGGCGTTCATACCGCACCGATAACCTCGCACAGTTGGAAGCCTGCGTTACGCCTGCATTACAAGAAGAGGCACGAGCTATGTTGAATGAGTGGTGGGGAATTATTGATTAA
- a CDS encoding YggS family pyridoxal phosphate-dependent enzyme, translating to MELIQENILHIMERIKAACKKAGRDPKEVQLLLATKTVEPERILQAFSCGCTLIGENKVQELRDKYEALSAVPHTTHFIGHLQSNKIKEVIQYAQCIQSIDNIDTAQKLEQRLAQEDRKLDILVQVNTSAEESKFGCAPEEAERLVKAIATLPHVTIRGFMTIGLFSGEEDKVRSCFRCLKQVQKRVTAMALPNVSTDILSMGMSGDLEIAIEEGSTMLRIGTAIFGERHYPDTYYWNEQTPS from the coding sequence ATGGAACTTATTCAAGAAAACATCCTGCATATTATGGAAAGGATTAAAGCGGCGTGCAAAAAGGCAGGGCGCGATCCAAAAGAAGTTCAGCTGCTGCTTGCAACTAAAACCGTCGAGCCGGAGCGGATTCTACAAGCGTTTTCCTGCGGCTGCACGTTAATCGGCGAAAACAAGGTACAGGAGTTGCGCGATAAATACGAAGCGCTTTCCGCAGTTCCGCATACGACGCATTTTATCGGACATCTGCAATCGAATAAGATTAAAGAGGTGATTCAATATGCTCAATGTATCCAATCAATCGATAACATTGATACGGCGCAAAAACTGGAACAACGGCTTGCACAAGAAGATCGTAAACTCGACATCTTAGTGCAGGTAAACACCTCAGCGGAAGAAAGCAAGTTCGGCTGCGCGCCGGAAGAAGCGGAAAGATTAGTAAAAGCCATCGCTACCCTACCCCACGTCACTATCCGCGGGTTTATGACCATCGGGTTGTTTTCCGGAGAAGAAGACAAGGTGCGCTCGTGCTTCCGCTGCCTTAAACAGGTACAAAAGCGCGTTACCGCAATGGCACTACCCAATGTTTCTACGGATATTCTTTCGATGGGGATGTCAGGCGATTTGGAAATCGCCATTGAAGAAGGTTCAACGATGCTACGTATCGGTACGGCGATATTCGGCGAACGTCATTATCCGGATACCTACTACTGGAATGAACAAACCCCTTCATAA
- the acpP gene encoding acyl carrier protein yields MDELFVQIQKLIADKLEIDADKITLDSSFRQDLGADSLDTYELVYAIEEEMGIKIPDGKVSEFETVRDAYDFIKSQSK; encoded by the coding sequence ATGGACGAATTATTTGTTCAAATTCAAAAGCTGATTGCAGACAAATTGGAAATTGATGCGGATAAAATTACGCTCGATTCTTCATTCCGCCAAGATCTCGGCGCTGATAGCCTTGATACGTATGAACTGGTGTATGCAATCGAAGAAGAGATGGGGATAAAAATTCCCGATGGAAAAGTAAGTGAATTCGAAACTGTTAGAGATGCTTACGATTTCATTAAATCTCAGTCAAAGTAA
- the rpmF gene encoding 50S ribosomal protein L32 produces the protein MAVPRAKTSKARTRRRRGINMRLNAPHLVECANCGNLILSHHVCSKCGFYRGHQVVDPDTLN, from the coding sequence ATGGCAGTGCCAAGAGCTAAAACGTCAAAAGCACGCACACGCCGCCGTCGAGGAATCAATATGCGGTTAAACGCGCCTCATCTTGTGGAGTGTGCAAATTGCGGCAATTTAATTTTATCTCATCATGTATGTTCAAAATGCGGGTTTTACCGCGGACATCAGGTCGTTGATCCGGATACATTAAATTAA
- the rnc gene encoding ribonuclease III: MFPFTHVLEKHRKQELLTFQKKAGCKFKNISLLDIAFRHRSFSNEHSDSPINNERLEFLGDSVLGMIVAAELYLAHPDKPEGDLAKIKAAVVSEDSLFPIALNLNIDKYLMLGHGEEVSGGRKKKALLADAVEALIGAFYLDSGFKAAQQFVLKIIEPQMQLVEQNKHRYRDYKSLLQEYVQKKYRIIPKYVLVETSGPDHDRVFQVKVVIKEKEYEPALGKSKKEAEQAAAEAALKALSPQIC, from the coding sequence TTGTTTCCTTTTACGCATGTTTTAGAAAAACACCGGAAGCAAGAACTGCTTACTTTTCAAAAAAAAGCAGGATGTAAATTTAAAAATATTAGCTTATTGGATATAGCCTTTCGTCATCGTTCGTTTTCTAATGAACACAGCGATTCTCCGATCAATAATGAGCGGCTTGAATTTTTGGGCGATTCGGTACTTGGTATGATTGTTGCGGCGGAGCTGTATCTTGCTCATCCCGATAAACCTGAAGGTGATCTTGCAAAAATTAAAGCAGCTGTCGTTTCCGAAGACTCTCTTTTTCCCATTGCACTGAATCTCAATATTGATAAATATTTGATGCTGGGACATGGTGAAGAAGTGTCGGGAGGGAGAAAGAAAAAGGCTCTGCTTGCCGATGCGGTGGAAGCACTGATCGGTGCCTTCTATTTAGATTCAGGGTTTAAGGCCGCTCAACAGTTCGTATTAAAAATTATTGAACCGCAGATGCAGTTGGTTGAACAAAATAAACATCGATATCGAGATTATAAATCCTTGCTGCAAGAATATGTGCAAAAAAAATACCGTATTATCCCGAAATATGTGCTGGTAGAGACATCGGGGCCGGATCATGACAGAGTTTTTCAAGTAAAAGTTGTCATCAAAGAGAAGGAATATGAACCTGCTCTAGGAAAAAGCAAAAAAGAAGCGGAACAGGCAGCTGCAGAGGCCGCATTGAAAGCATTATCACCGCAGATTTGCTGA
- the rpmA gene encoding 50S ribosomal protein L27 — MARKRGGSGAKNGRDSNPKYLGVKVYGGQTVKAGSILVRQRGTPIHPGDNVGRGKDDTLFATVDGTVVYHHRNGRHLASVTQA; from the coding sequence ATGGCACGGAAACGAGGCGGAAGCGGTGCAAAAAACGGACGAGATTCAAACCCTAAATATTTGGGCGTTAAGGTATACGGCGGACAGACGGTAAAAGCCGGTTCCATTTTAGTCCGTCAGCGCGGAACTCCCATCCATCCGGGCGACAATGTCGGCCGCGGCAAGGATGATACCTTATTTGCAACTGTAGACGGTACGGTTGTGTATCATCACCGCAATGGCAGACATTTAGCATCTGTAACGCAAGCGTAG
- a CDS encoding Hsp33 family molecular chaperone HslO encodes MIYAPIEDTALQQHLDKLEKDELHIFTADDGLFRGGLFHGTRFVNQIRAQHRLGILETLVLGQAGLCAALMIQTMKGRETLQLRYETDGPATGFSVEADSRGSVRGYLLQNPIPITAPLESWDLAPFFGNGTLSVTRFPEAYQTEGRDPQRGIVEIKYRNIAKDLTWYFQQSEQLYTAFNTSIRFDSIGRVVGAGGFFIQRMPTEGGTRRGRQLKTEEEIEDAITSMERAFTACPPLGDWFGEGGNCEDIIFGLLREFNPQAVATRNITFDCPCSKEYYLEALRKLPQAELKNLKETADDPLEIVCRNCSSVYHIPLAEL; translated from the coding sequence ATGATATACGCACCTATTGAAGATACGGCGCTGCAACAGCACCTTGATAAACTTGAAAAAGATGAACTCCATATTTTTACTGCCGACGACGGACTGTTCCGTGGAGGGCTTTTCCATGGCACGCGGTTCGTAAACCAAATACGCGCACAGCACCGGCTGGGTATTCTGGAAACCCTTGTCCTCGGTCAGGCAGGCCTCTGTGCCGCATTGATGATTCAAACAATGAAAGGGCGCGAAACACTCCAGCTGCGCTACGAAACGGATGGCCCTGCAACCGGTTTTTCCGTAGAAGCAGACTCGCGGGGCTCTGTACGCGGCTACCTTTTGCAAAATCCCATTCCGATTACTGCTCCACTTGAAAGCTGGGATCTTGCCCCTTTCTTCGGAAACGGTACTCTCAGCGTTACACGGTTCCCCGAAGCATATCAAACGGAGGGGCGAGATCCGCAGCGCGGTATTGTCGAAATTAAATACCGGAATATCGCAAAAGACCTTACATGGTATTTTCAGCAATCGGAACAGCTCTACACCGCTTTTAATACAAGTATCCGATTTGACAGCATCGGCAGAGTAGTCGGAGCCGGCGGTTTTTTTATTCAACGGATGCCGACAGAGGGAGGAACACGCCGTGGCAGACAATTAAAGACGGAAGAAGAAATTGAAGATGCCATTACCAGTATGGAACGGGCATTTACCGCCTGTCCTCCGCTCGGCGATTGGTTCGGTGAAGGCGGCAACTGCGAAGACATTATCTTCGGTCTGTTACGAGAGTTTAACCCTCAAGCGGTTGCAACACGGAACATCACTTTTGATTGTCCATGCTCAAAGGAGTATTATCTGGAAGCGTTGAGGAAATTACCGCAAGCGGAACTGAAAAACTTAAAAGAAACGGCAGACGATCCGCTTGAGATTGTCTGTAGGAATTGCTCCAGCGTATACCATATTCCGCTTGCCGAACTATAA